TAAATATAAAACGCTTTTTGCGTTGTAAATGGTACTGTTTGCTGAGCATAAGTAAATGAAAACATAGAAATGAAGATAGCAAAGCGCAATAGCAAGCCTCTCATAATCTTTATTGAAAATAATTAATAGCGCAATAAATATAGCTATTTATATCAAAAAGACTGATATTTAAAGTATTATAAGTCAAAAAAGGCGATTAACAGTAGTTAATCGCCTTTTTTAAAAAATTTATAAAAATCTTACTTTTTATATGCAGCATTTAAGTCTTCAATAATTTTTTGAGTCAAATCATTTTCCTCTTTTCCATACATTACACTTGGAGAATTCTCTACAGTCCCTAAAATGTAATCATAATTGTTATTTTTTCCGTAATCATTTACAAAACCTTTAACTTTAGAAATTAAAGAATCTATTTCTACTTGATATTCGTTTTGAAAGTTTTGCTGTTCTGCTTGCCAAGTTTGTTGTAAGCCTTGTGCTTTTTGGTTTAAAGCTTGTAATTCTGATTCTTGTTGACTTTTAGAAAGCGTTGCTACTTTTTGGTATTCAACTTGAAACACCTGACGGAAACTATCTACCTTTTTCTTAAAGGCTTCATCCTTTTCATTATATCTTGCTTCTAAATCTACTTTCTCTTTAATTTCATTAATTACAAGACCATTATCAACGTAAGCAATTTTTTGCTT
The genomic region above belongs to Olleya sp. Hel_I_94 and contains:
- a CDS encoding OmpH family outer membrane protein; protein product: MKKIIGLAIVALVLTSCQKQKIAYVDNGLVINEIKEKVDLEARYNEKDEAFKKKVDSFRQVFQVEYQKVATLSKSQQESELQALNQKAQGLQQTWQAEQQNFQNEYQVEIDSLISKVKGFVNDYGKNNNYDYILGTVENSPSVMYGKEENDLTQKIIEDLNAAYKK